A genome region from Chromatiales bacterium includes the following:
- the leuB gene encoding 3-isopropylmalate dehydrogenase produces MSHLIAILAGDGIGPEIMVQARAVLEWLNANAGLDVELREAAVGGAAIDATGGPLPESTLALAREADAVLLGAVGGPKWESLEIARRPEKGLLGLRAELGLFANLRPAIVYPQLADASPLREEIVAGLDILIVRELTGGIYFGQPRGIRTRADGAREGFNTLVYSEPEIERIAHVAFRAAQVRGRRLCSVDKANVLEATEFWREVVTRVGREYPDVKLSHMYVDNAAMQLVRAPKQFDVMVTTNMFGDILSDEASMLTGSIGMLPSASLDANNKGMYEPIHGSAPDIAGQDRANPLATVLSVAMLLRYSLARADLAEQIERAVAAVLDRGLRTADIAGSGHEVVGTRAMGEAVVAALAAG; encoded by the coding sequence ATGAGTCATCTGATCGCGATACTGGCGGGCGACGGGATCGGTCCCGAAATCATGGTGCAGGCCCGTGCTGTCCTCGAATGGCTGAACGCCAACGCCGGGCTTGATGTTGAACTGCGCGAGGCGGCGGTCGGCGGTGCGGCGATCGACGCCACAGGCGGGCCGCTGCCCGAATCCACGCTGGCGCTCGCGCGCGAGGCCGATGCAGTACTGCTCGGCGCTGTGGGCGGACCGAAGTGGGAATCGCTGGAGATCGCGCGGCGGCCGGAGAAGGGACTGCTTGGGCTGCGCGCGGAACTCGGCCTGTTTGCGAACCTGCGCCCGGCGATCGTGTATCCGCAGCTTGCCGACGCGTCGCCATTACGCGAGGAGATCGTCGCCGGCCTGGACATCCTCATCGTGCGCGAACTGACCGGCGGCATCTACTTCGGTCAGCCGCGCGGCATTCGGACCCGTGCCGACGGTGCGCGCGAGGGTTTCAACACGCTGGTGTACTCGGAACCCGAGATTGAACGCATCGCGCATGTCGCGTTCCGGGCCGCGCAGGTGCGCGGCCGTCGCCTGTGTTCGGTCGACAAGGCCAACGTGCTGGAGGCGACGGAATTCTGGCGGGAGGTCGTCACGCGCGTCGGGCGGGAGTATCCGGACGTCAAACTCAGCCACATGTATGTGGACAATGCAGCGATGCAACTGGTGCGTGCACCAAAACAGTTCGACGTGATGGTCACGACGAACATGTTCGGTGACATCCTGTCGGACGAGGCATCCATGCTGACCGGGTCGATCGGCATGCTGCCCTCGGCGTCGCTGGATGCGAACAACAAGGGCATGTATGAGCCGATCCACGGATCGGCGCCGGATATCGCCGGACAGGATCGCGCCAACCCGCTTGCCACGGTCCTTTCCGTGGCGATGCTGCTGCGTTACAGTCTGGCGCGCGCGGACTTGGCGGAGCAGATCGAGCGCGCCGTGGCTGCCGTGCTCGATCGTGGTCTGCGCACCGCGGACATCGCCGGCTCCGGCCACGAAGTGGTTGGCACCCGCGCCATGGGCGAAGCGGTCGTCGCGGCGTTGGCCGCGGGCTGA
- a CDS encoding aspartate-semialdehyde dehydrogenase, with protein sequence MMSKTYDVAVVGATGAVGEAMLSILAERKFPVGKVYALASSRSAGNRVPFGDGYLKVEDLSTFDFSKTPIGLFSAGASVSAEYAPKAAAAGCVVIDNTSQFRYDDDIPLVVPEVNPEKIADYRNRGIIANPNCSTIQMLVALKPIYDAAGIERINVATYQAVSGTGKEAIEELASQTANLLNAKPARAEVYPKQIAFNVLPHIDVFLDNGYTKEEMKMVWETRKIMGDERIQVNPTTVRVPVFYGHSEAVHIETRDKISAEAVRELLKKAPGVEVLDERAPGGYPTPVTESAGRDAVFVGRIREDISHPRGIDLWVVADNVRKGAALNSVQIAEVLVKDFL encoded by the coding sequence TTGATGAGCAAGACATACGATGTCGCCGTGGTCGGCGCGACGGGCGCCGTTGGCGAGGCCATGCTTTCCATCCTGGCCGAGCGGAAGTTTCCGGTCGGGAAGGTTTATGCGCTCGCTTCGAGCCGCTCGGCCGGCAACCGCGTGCCGTTCGGCGACGGCTATCTGAAGGTCGAGGACCTCTCGACGTTCGATTTTTCCAAAACGCCCATTGGTCTTTTTTCCGCCGGAGCCAGCGTTTCGGCCGAATATGCACCGAAGGCGGCCGCCGCCGGCTGCGTCGTGATCGACAATACCTCGCAGTTTCGCTACGACGACGACATTCCGTTGGTCGTGCCCGAGGTCAACCCGGAGAAGATCGCCGATTACCGCAACCGCGGCATCATCGCGAATCCGAACTGTTCGACGATCCAGATGCTGGTGGCGCTTAAACCCATCTACGATGCGGCCGGCATCGAGCGCATCAACGTCGCGACCTACCAGGCGGTCTCCGGCACCGGCAAGGAGGCGATCGAGGAGCTGGCGAGCCAGACGGCGAATCTGCTGAACGCCAAACCGGCGCGCGCCGAGGTCTATCCGAAGCAGATCGCGTTCAACGTGTTGCCGCATATCGATGTCTTCCTCGACAACGGCTACACCAAGGAAGAGATGAAGATGGTCTGGGAGACGCGCAAGATCATGGGCGACGAACGCATCCAGGTGAATCCGACGACCGTCCGCGTGCCGGTGTTCTATGGCCACTCCGAGGCTGTACACATCGAAACCCGGGACAAGATCAGCGCGGAGGCCGTGCGCGAGCTGCTGAAAAAGGCCCCAGGCGTGGAGGTGCTCGACGAGCGCGCCCCGGGCGGCTATCCGACGCCGGTCACCGAATCGGCCGGGCGGGATGCCGTTTTCGTCGGCCGGATTCGCGAGGACATTTCGCATCCGCGCGGGATCGACCTGTGGGTGGTCGCCGACAATGTTCGCAAGGGCGCGGCCCTGAACAGTGTCCAGATCGCGGAAGTGTTGGTAAAAGACTTTTTATAA
- the truA gene encoding tRNA pseudouridine(38-40) synthase TruA has product MTRIAIGIEYDGSRYCGWQMQANGPSIQAAVETAVGQVAAHAVLITGAGRTDAGVHALGQVAHFDSEALRDPRNWLLGINSNLPADIAVVWVRETDESFNARFSARARTYRYGILNRAVRPALHATRLSWFRRPLDAARMHAAAQALVGEHDFSAYRAQACQARHPVREIESIAVTRAGDEVWIEVTANAFLHHMVRNIVGVLMAIGSGERPASWAGEVLATRRRALGGVTAPPQGLYLVAVRYPQRFGLPDFATGGET; this is encoded by the coding sequence GTGACGCGAATCGCGATCGGCATCGAGTACGACGGCAGCCGCTATTGCGGTTGGCAAATGCAGGCGAACGGACCATCGATCCAGGCCGCGGTCGAGACCGCCGTCGGTCAGGTCGCCGCGCACGCCGTGCTGATCACGGGGGCCGGTCGAACCGACGCCGGCGTCCACGCGCTGGGGCAGGTCGCGCACTTTGATTCGGAAGCGCTGCGCGATCCGCGCAACTGGCTGCTCGGCATCAATTCCAATCTGCCGGCGGACATTGCCGTCGTCTGGGTGCGAGAAACCGACGAGTCTTTCAACGCGCGGTTTTCGGCACGCGCTCGCACGTATCGTTACGGTATCCTGAACCGGGCTGTGCGACCGGCGCTGCACGCAACGCGGCTCAGCTGGTTTCGCAGGCCACTGGATGCGGCTCGAATGCATGCTGCGGCGCAGGCGCTGGTCGGCGAGCACGATTTCAGTGCGTATCGGGCGCAGGCCTGCCAGGCTCGTCACCCGGTCCGCGAAATCGAGTCCATTGCGGTGACCCGCGCCGGCGATGAGGTGTGGATCGAAGTGACCGCGAATGCGTTTCTCCACCACATGGTTCGAAACATTGTCGGTGTTCTGATGGCGATCGGCAGTGGCGAGCGCCCCGCAAGCTGGGCTGGCGAGGTGCTGGCGACCCGCCGGCGCGCGCTCGGCGGTGTGACGGCACCGCCGCAAGGGCTTTACCTCGTAGCGGTGCGTTATCCGCAACGGTTCGGCCTGCCCGATTTCGCAACCGGGGGCGAAACATGA